A window of the Candidatus Cloacimonadota bacterium genome harbors these coding sequences:
- a CDS encoding HD domain-containing protein, whose translation MEEHIFVADMHQHENKEISGFYLAQEKELREGKGGSFIRIKIQDRSGYVTANVWKDAAKTSELFDAGDVVHIKAQVVNYKGQIQLSIQQLRFADKSEFDIGLFVAKSRFTPDFLAERFWEFVDKVEHEYLNRLLHEIFDDKPFFQRFLEAPAAKSWHHNYVHGLIEHTVAVAALCEFTSTQYPVSMDLMLCGALLHDAAKQREYHGKASIDFTDEGRLLGHLSMGDQMVVEAASRIPGFPEEVLLNLRHLILSHHGEYEKASVRLPQTLEALLLHHCDNLDAQSAGVCQLLAAAPPDAVWSEYDKLNNRYYRIVRI comes from the coding sequence ATGGAAGAACACATTTTTGTAGCAGACATGCATCAGCATGAGAACAAAGAGATTAGCGGGTTCTATCTGGCTCAGGAGAAAGAACTGCGAGAGGGTAAGGGCGGCAGCTTTATCCGCATAAAGATTCAGGATAGAAGCGGTTATGTCACGGCTAATGTATGGAAAGACGCTGCTAAGACCAGTGAACTTTTCGATGCCGGAGATGTGGTTCACATCAAAGCTCAAGTGGTGAATTACAAAGGCCAGATTCAACTGAGTATCCAACAATTGCGTTTTGCGGATAAAAGCGAATTTGATATTGGTTTGTTTGTGGCAAAAAGCAGATTTACTCCGGATTTTCTGGCAGAACGCTTTTGGGAATTTGTGGATAAAGTAGAACATGAATATCTCAATCGACTTTTACACGAGATCTTCGATGATAAACCGTTTTTCCAGCGTTTTTTGGAAGCCCCCGCCGCTAAAAGCTGGCACCACAATTATGTTCACGGGCTCATCGAACATACCGTAGCCGTAGCTGCCCTGTGCGAGTTTACCTCTACCCAGTATCCGGTATCCATGGATCTCATGCTCTGCGGAGCCTTACTGCATGACGCCGCCAAACAGAGAGAATACCATGGAAAGGCCAGTATAGATTTTACCGATGAGGGACGCCTATTGGGGCATCTCAGTATGGGTGATCAGATGGTGGTCGAGGCTGCATCCCGGATCCCAGGATTTCCTGAAGAAGTGTTGTTAAATCTGCGTCATCTCATCCTTTCCCATCATGGCGAATACGAGAAAGCATCTGTGCGCCTGCCGCAAACTCTGGAAGCACTTCTGCTGCACCATTGTGACAATCTGGACGCCCAAAGCGCCGGAGTGTGTCAATTGCTCGCCGCCGCTCCTCCCGATGCAGTCTGGAGTGAGTACGACAAGCTGAACAACCGCTATTATCGCATTGTAAGAATTTAG
- a CDS encoding MBL fold metallo-hydrolase, with the protein MFQTSVLASGSKGNSILVRSRDTGIILDAGISMKRIWEALDTLRIQRSIIKAVIVSHEHSDHTRSAGALCRSLKIPLYISPDTFAYSSHRLGSVDERLCYFDAGTEFLIGDILIQPFRSSHDAVDSCNFTFEHDDRKLGVAIDLGYFSKLTVTKLSDVHTLVLESNHDLQMLMDGPYDWNLKKRVKSEHGHLSNEQAVGLLSQVLHPGLKNLVLAHLSETNNRPDLAYQTMNEYLQTIRSDINLMVADQYCHTPLVDI; encoded by the coding sequence ATGTTCCAAACCTCCGTACTTGCCAGCGGCAGCAAAGGTAATTCGATCCTCGTGCGTAGCCGGGATACAGGGATTATTTTGGATGCAGGGATCAGCATGAAGCGGATTTGGGAAGCTCTAGACACACTTAGAATCCAGCGCAGCATCATCAAAGCCGTAATAGTGTCCCACGAGCATTCCGATCATACCCGTAGCGCCGGAGCGCTGTGCCGCAGCCTGAAAATCCCGCTCTACATTTCTCCAGATACTTTTGCCTATAGCTCGCACAGACTGGGTAGCGTGGATGAGCGTCTGTGCTATTTTGACGCTGGAACAGAGTTTCTGATTGGAGACATCCTGATACAGCCTTTCCGCTCTTCACACGATGCGGTGGACAGCTGCAACTTTACCTTTGAACATGATGACCGGAAGCTGGGTGTAGCCATCGATCTGGGGTACTTTTCCAAACTGACCGTAACCAAACTGAGTGATGTGCATACTTTGGTACTGGAAAGCAATCACGACCTGCAGATGCTGATGGACGGCCCTTACGACTGGAATCTGAAGAAACGTGTGAAAAGCGAACACGGACACCTTTCCAACGAACAAGCGGTGGGACTTCTCTCCCAAGTGCTGCATCCGGGATTGAAAAACCTGGTGCTGGCTCACCTTTCAGAAACCAACAACCGCCCCGATCTGGCATATCAGACGATGAACGAGTATCTGCAAACCATCCGTAGCGACATCAACCTCATGGTGGCAGATCAGTATTGTCATACTCCACTGGTGGATATCTGA